A window of Acidobacteriota bacterium contains these coding sequences:
- a CDS encoding HAD-IA family hydrolase: MIKINRSIPADKIKLVIFDLDGTLVDSRLDLANSINAMLKHFGKAELPCDVIAGYIGDGAPMLVRRALCDPDDEAFVEEGLDYFLGYYREHKLDNTYVYEGVKEALAAIAQSANGAARRMAVLTNKPVRPSQVIVDALGLGGFFVQVYGGNSFHTKKPDPQGAHALLDENGVQPQEAVMVGDSEIDVLTARNAGMYSIGLSYGFAPHTLVTVPPDVLVDTPQELAQVLAPQHG, translated from the coding sequence ATGATCAAGATCAATCGCTCTATCCCGGCAGACAAGATCAAGCTGGTCATCTTCGACCTCGATGGCACGCTGGTGGATTCGCGCCTCGACCTGGCCAACTCCATCAATGCCATGCTGAAACACTTTGGCAAAGCGGAGCTGCCCTGCGACGTGATCGCCGGCTACATCGGCGATGGCGCTCCCATGCTCGTCCGGCGCGCGCTGTGCGATCCCGACGATGAGGCGTTCGTGGAAGAAGGGCTCGATTATTTTCTCGGCTACTACCGCGAGCACAAGCTCGACAACACGTACGTCTACGAAGGCGTGAAGGAAGCGCTGGCGGCGATCGCGCAGTCGGCGAACGGCGCTGCGCGCAGGATGGCGGTGCTGACCAACAAGCCGGTGCGTCCCTCGCAGGTGATCGTGGACGCGCTTGGCCTGGGCGGCTTCTTCGTGCAGGTCTATGGCGGCAACAGTTTTCACACCAAGAAGCCCGACCCGCAGGGCGCGCATGCGCTGCTCGATGAGAATGGCGTGCAGCCGCAAGAAGCGGTGATGGTCGGCGATTCGGAGATCGATGTGCTCACCGCGCGCAACGCCGGCATGTATTCCATCGGACTGAGCTACGGCTTCGCGCCGCATACCCTCGTGACCGTCCCACCGGACGTGCTGGTGGATACGCCGCAAGAGCTGGCGCAGGTGCTCGCGCCTCAGCATGGGTAA